A part of Candidatus Electrothrix aestuarii genomic DNA contains:
- a CDS encoding thermonuclease family protein yields the protein MARNKTLSFSFALVFLLLFSAQYAFSIGVDPKSKRSLRKTLKNYSQSRSKTGGSAKGKNGAGSGNKRSSGGSYGSGAAGASSILYTLPDAKEPQKAIMVEVEDGDTIRVLLNDSPYTVSLYGIDSPERTQTYGVQAMQKITRLMNSKNISLQIYDKDTEKRRCLAVISVGQKNVNELLVKGGYAWVKKEYCYESFCADWLSYQQKAIEGKKGLWGYPDPMEPWVWRAMPKEKRQDLQQGYSPVANGLRSRYGKDTTVIGE from the coding sequence ATGGCGCGTAATAAAACCCTAAGCTTTAGCTTTGCCCTTGTTTTCCTTTTGCTTTTCTCTGCCCAGTATGCCTTCTCCATTGGAGTTGATCCAAAGAGTAAAAGATCATTGCGGAAAACTCTGAAGAATTATAGCCAATCAAGGTCTAAAACGGGAGGTTCTGCAAAGGGAAAAAATGGGGCGGGTTCGGGAAACAAACGGTCTTCAGGCGGAAGTTACGGTTCAGGAGCAGCAGGGGCAAGTAGTATCTTATACACTTTGCCTGATGCTAAAGAGCCTCAGAAAGCCATAATGGTTGAGGTAGAAGATGGTGATACCATACGCGTTTTGCTGAATGATTCTCCGTACACTGTGAGTCTTTATGGGATTGATAGTCCTGAGAGAACGCAAACCTATGGTGTGCAGGCTATGCAAAAAATTACAAGGCTTATGAACAGTAAGAATATTAGCCTTCAGATTTATGATAAAGATACTGAAAAGAGACGATGTCTTGCGGTTATTTCAGTGGGGCAGAAAAATGTGAATGAGCTTCTGGTAAAAGGCGGTTATGCTTGGGTGAAGAAAGAGTATTGCTATGAGTCTTTTTGTGCTGATTGGCTCTCTTACCAGCAGAAAGCTATTGAGGGGAAAAAAGGCCTGTGGGGGTACCCAGATCCTATGGAGCCTTGGGTATGGAGGGCAATGCCCAAGGAGAAGAGACAAGACCTTCAGCAAGGCTATAGTCCTGTTGCCAATGGATTACGGTCCAGATACGGCAAAGATACAACTGTTATTGGAGAGTAA